Proteins encoded together in one Benincasa hispida cultivar B227 chromosome 1, ASM972705v1, whole genome shotgun sequence window:
- the LOC120068566 gene encoding gibberellin 20-oxidase-like protein, translating into MSEESIEMYEELPVMDIHCCDDLSESSRSCLYKACNEWGHFYIRNHGVSKELYLKLRAVTDELLTEERKEGKLKEGVSWYTPRFILSPYIESFKFLGPNFSASASDLGFTEQVFGQRVTQLSNLLDEYGSIMIELSRKIMKLLLKIMGDNLENKFYESEFSKCNGYIRINRYAPRNSNEEIEAFGKHTDISCVTILFQDEIGGLQMKSKQGDEWIDVKPLEDALLVNIGDFMQAWSNERLRSAEHRVVLKQNVKRFSLAFFLIFGDDDREIYAPSEVVGEGNTRLYKPFSTKEYRAFREYNYGKVVGTPLREFAGF; encoded by the exons ATGTCAGAAGAATCAATTGAGATGTATGAGGAATTACCAGTAATGGACATACATTGTTGCGATGATCTGAGCGAATCAAGTCGATCGTGTCTGTACAAGGCGTGCAATGAATGGGGGCATTTCTACATCAGAAACCATGGCGTCTCGAAGGAGCTTTACCTGAAATTGAGAGCCGTCACCGATGAACTGTTGACGGAAGAGAGGAAAGAGGGGAAACTGAAAGAAGGAGTTTCTTGGTATACTCCAAGATTTATATTGTCGCCTTACATTGAGAGCTTCAAGTTTTTGGGACCAAATTTCTCTGCTTCTGCCTCCGATTTAGGGTTTACGGAACAAGTCTTCGGTCAACGCGTCACTCAACTCAG CAATCTACTTGATGAATATGGGAGTATAATGATAGAACTATCGAGGAAAATAATGAAGCTATTACTAAAGATCATGGGAGATAATTTGGAGAACAAATTCTATGAGTCTGAGTTCAGTAAGTGCAATGGTTATATAAGGATAAATAGGTACGCTCCTCGAAACTCTAACGAAGAAATCGAAGCATTTGGAAAGCACACCGACATCAGCTGTGTGACGATTTTATTCCAAGACGAAATCGGGGGACTTCAAATGAAATCAAAACAAGGAGATGAGTGGATAGATGTAAAACCTTTGGAGGATGCTCTTTTGGTGAACATTGGGGATTTTATGCAAGCTTGGAGTAATGAGAGGTTGAGATCAGCCGAACATAGAGTTGTTTTGAAGCAAAATGTGAAGAGATTTTCTTTGGCTTTCTTTTTGATATTTGGGGATGATGATAGGGAAATATATGCCCCAAGTGAGGTTGTTGGAGAAGGAAATACAAGGCTTTATAAGCCATTTTCAACTAAAGAATATAGGGCGTTTAGGGAATATAATTATGGGAAAGTTGTTGGAACCCCATTGAGAGAATTTGCTGGATTTTAG